The segment AGTTGAAAATGATGCGTAGCACAGACAAGTCACGGGTGCGCTTACTCGCCTTTGTGGCCTAGGCTCATCAGGTAAAGCGCAGCTGCCAGTGCCAGGACTGAAAGCGCTAAGTAGATAGCTTCCAGGGGCGTAGCAAAACGGATATCCACCACGGCGCGGAAAAACTCGATAATCACCGCCAAAATCACCACCCGGGCGATTTTATCTTTCAGTTGGTCTAATGAGGCGACATTAAAGGGGTGGCGTAGATTACTCGCTTCGGCTTGATCAATGCGGGAGACAAACAGCCGATAAACACCTAAGCCGAAAATCAGCAGTACGATGGCAATCAAATAGATATCCACCGCAATAATGATATCGGGCACCAGACTTTCATGAATATCCTGAGTGCCGCCCAGTAGGTAATATCCCATCACATCGGCGACTACCTTAAAAATATCCACGGTGCCGACGATAAACAGCATCAAGGAACCCAATAAGCTGGGCACAACCGCCAGCATAACCAGAAAGCGCGAATTCCAAAGCGCCGTTTCAATGCGCCGCTCCCAGTGATTCTGGCTTTCTGGGGGCTTAGGCGGCGTTGAAACCGGATCAGTCATGGCGATACTCCTTTTTTATATCAGGTTTTGTTATATCAGGCTCATCGTGATGAAGGCGCAAGTGGCGCCGAACAGCGCGAACCCCAGCAGCAGCGCAATACCATCACGGGCAACCAAACCTAACCCTAGCAGCGTAAGCGCAAGCCCCGCCCCGTTGGCCGAAAAAGGAATAAACTCCATTGGCGGCATCGCCAGGGCGATCAATAAACACACCAAGGCGGTCACACGAATGCCGATGTAGCCCGTCAGCCAAGGTAGCCGTACCCGCAATAGCCCATCTATCCAGCGGGCCGGCTTTTTCATCAGTTGAATGCCTTTATCGAACTTTTGCTGGGAAATCGAACGCTTTAGCAGCCAGCCTGGCAACCAAAACGCTTCACTCCCCGCCAGCAGCTGTACGGAAACCAGCAGCACCAATGCGGCCATTAAGGTCGGCATGCCGGGTATATCACCAACAATCGGGGTGAGCGTAATCAGCCCGGCAACCAGTAGCAGCGGCCCAAACGAGCGCCGTCCCACAGCATGAACAACATCGTCAACGCTAACCCGTGAAGCATCCTGCTCCATATGCTCAATTGAGCTGATTAGATCCATTAAATTCGAGTCTTCGTTACGGTTATGCATCGGGCTTATTGCGCTCCTCTACGTGCAGTTTGGTACGGATAAAATCGCTATGGCTAACATGCAGTAAGTCCGCTAAACGACGAATACGGTGTTCTTCTAATGGGTCAACGTTGCCGTCGGCCCACGCCAGTTGCCACATCTGCGCGACCAGCTCACAGCGCTGGTCGTAGTTATAGTGCTCTTTGATCAAGCTAACAAACTGGTAGTGATCGACGGCATCATCTACTTCGGCTTGCGCCAGCGCCATTAACTCGTCCACATCGCTTGCGCTTAGACGATAGCGCTCGGTAAGCATAAGGCGCAGCGCGGCAAGCTCTTCGTCGGTGTTTTCGTAGTCGGCGCGAACGATTTCACACAGCAGCGCGGCAGTGGCCAGCTCCAACGTGAGCGTTTGATTTTCGCGCTGCTCGGGTTGCGCCAGGGTGCGCTGGAAGAAATCACTAATGGCATTCAGCATGGGGGACTCCTAGGTAGATGCAGCGTCGTTCTTACCTCAATCCTTCTTGGTAAGCTGCTCTTTTAACTGTTTGGGCACCTGCTTGATAATCAAGCGATCCTGGGCGGCGTCGTACTCAATGCTTGAGCCCAACAGGTGGGAATCAAAACTAATCGAGACGCCCCCCGCTCGGCCGGTAAAGCGACGGAACTGGCTCAAGGTGCGCTTATCAGGGGGGATCTCCGGCGAGAGCCCGTAATCGGCGTTGCGTATATGGTCGTAAAACGCTTTCGGCTGCTGTTCGTCCACCAATCCCGAAAGCTCTTCCAGCGTCATTGGCTCGCCGCGGCGCAGCTGTTCGTTGGCGTAGTCCACCAGCGTGTCGGTCTTTTCACGACTCACCTCGTCGTCGTAATCCTCTTTCTCAACGTAGTCGCTAAACGCTTTTAGCAGCGTGCGGGTTTCGGCCGGGGCATCGACGCCCTCTTCCATACCCAGCAAGGCAACCAAGCCCTCGGCGAGTTTTTTGCCGCCGCGATCTTTGAGGAACGAAACGTATTGCGCATTTGGCGCATCGCTCTGCCACTGGGTAAGGTTGATGCGTGCCGCAAGAGTAAGCTGGCTGGTATTGAGCTGGGCAGCGGGTACGGCGTGATG is part of the Halomonas alkaliantarctica genome and harbors:
- a CDS encoding YqhA family protein; this encodes MTDPVSTPPKPPESQNHWERRIETALWNSRFLVMLAVVPSLLGSLMLFIVGTVDIFKVVADVMGYYLLGGTQDIHESLVPDIIIAVDIYLIAIVLLIFGLGVYRLFVSRIDQAEASNLRHPFNVASLDQLKDKIARVVILAVIIEFFRAVVDIRFATPLEAIYLALSVLALAAALYLMSLGHKGE
- a CDS encoding exopolysaccharide biosynthesis protein, which produces MHNRNEDSNLMDLISSIEHMEQDASRVSVDDVVHAVGRRSFGPLLLVAGLITLTPIVGDIPGMPTLMAALVLLVSVQLLAGSEAFWLPGWLLKRSISQQKFDKGIQLMKKPARWIDGLLRVRLPWLTGYIGIRVTALVCLLIALAMPPMEFIPFSANGAGLALTLLGLGLVARDGIALLLGFALFGATCAFITMSLI
- a CDS encoding TerB family tellurite resistance protein → MLNAISDFFQRTLAQPEQRENQTLTLELATAALLCEIVRADYENTDEELAALRLMLTERYRLSASDVDELMALAQAEVDDAVDHYQFVSLIKEHYNYDQRCELVAQMWQLAWADGNVDPLEEHRIRRLADLLHVSHSDFIRTKLHVEERNKPDA
- a CDS encoding nucleoid-associated protein, whose amino-acid sequence is MPLLQSIVHRLDPTLDGERLTLTAAPPSEQAAPSDDSVMAGLVGALNDTYNTKPKGWGRFAQEGEQAGPLAMWLRDYLAGDKSFAELSVALAERLAKQLQEQLSVSGYLVISHQRQGDTETLLFALVHQREGIGINDDHHAVPAAQLNTSQLTLAARINLTQWQSDAPNAQYVSFLKDRGGKKLAEGLVALLGMEEGVDAPAETRTLLKAFSDYVEKEDYDDEVSREKTDTLVDYANEQLRRGEPMTLEELSGLVDEQQPKAFYDHIRNADYGLSPEIPPDKRTLSQFRRFTGRAGGVSISFDSHLLGSSIEYDAAQDRLIIKQVPKQLKEQLTKKD